The Streptomyces sp. ICC1 DNA window GTGACGATGCGGACCTCCTCGACGCGGCGAGGACGCTGGCTCCCGGACTTGGCCAGGGGCGGGCGAAAGGCGGCTGCCACCTGGTGCGGCACCTCCGGCAACACCAGATCCTCCGCGATCTCGCCGGCCGTGGCCTTCCACTCCCCGCCGTCGCGCTCACGCCACATCCCCAGGCCGCCTCCGCCCAGCCGGCCGGAAGCCCGCACCGTACCGATGATCCGCCGTCGCGCGGCCCGTTCCTCGTGCGAGACACCGTTCCACCTCCTGAACCCGCCACTCGCACCCCTGCCAGGAGAACCATCCCCGCGATGAGCACCGAGCCTGCTCCCAGACCGTTCGCGTTGGTGCAGGATGACCGCACGGCCCAGCGATGAGCCCCACCGCACCGCCACCAGCCTGGAACTCTTCTTCGACCTGCGCTTCGTCGTCGCGGTCGCCCAGGCCGGAGCCGAACTCGTGCACGCCCTCACGGAAGGAAAAATGGTGGCGGGGATCGCCAGTTACCTCACGGTGTTCTCCGGGATCTAGAGCCGGCTCCTGGGGACAGCAGACGGGTCGCCGCTGGGGAGCCCGTCCGGTGAGTACCGCCCATCGGTAAAGGGGGGTGCGGAGGCGTGCTAGCGTTGTCTGAGCAGAGACAACGGGTCGACTGCGGGACCAGAAGTGGGAGGTGAGTTGATGACTGTCGTAGAGGCCGCTGCTGAATGCAGTGCCCGCCGGACCATCCTCACGTCCCGGGCCCCGGTCTGACCTGACGTTTACGCCCCTGCCCGAGCCGGTGAGCTCGCGACGGGAGGCTAGCGATTCACGTATGTTCGGGGTCCTTGTTCAAGGGTCTCTACGTTGTCTCAACCTTCTTTCCTTCTCATTCCACAGCCGCATTCCCTGGTGGACTTCGGCTGGGATGCGGCGTGCGCGCACGCCTTCACCTCCTACCGGGCTGCCGGGCTGATGCCGGCGCGGATTGTACGGGCCGAGCGCGGCCTGTGCGAGGCCGTCACCGACGCAGGTCCGGTCCGTGCGGAAATCCCGCTCTCCGCTGATCCGCTGTCGGTGCCGTGCACGGGCGACTGGGCCGCCCTGCGCCCCGCCGCGCCGGGCCATGCTCCAGTGGTGGACGCGGTACTGGAACGGCGTACCGCCCTGGTCCGCTCCTCGGCTTCGCGTACCTCCCACGGCCAGGTCCTGGCCGCCAACGTCGATACGGTCGTCGTGACGGTGTCGCTGACCGCCCCGCTCAAGCACGGACGGACCGAACGCATGCTCGCCCTGGCCTGGGACAGCGGCGCCCAGCCGATCGTGGTGCTCACCAAGGCCGACGCATGCGCCGACGCACCAGCGGCCGCAGGCGAGGTGTCCGAGCTGGCACCCGGTGTCGACGTGCTGGTCACCAGCGCCCTGTCCGGTGAGGGCATGGACACCATGGCAGCCGTCATCCACGGCACCATTGTGCTGCTGGGTCCCTCGGGCGCAGGCAAGTCCACGCTCGGCAACCGGTTGCTGGGTGAGGACCGGCTGGCCACCGGCGCCGTCCGTGCCACGGACGGCAAGGGCCGGCACACCACCGCATGGCGCGAGATGCTCCCCCTGCCCACCGGCGGGGTCCTGCTCGACACCCCCGGCCTACGCGCCATCGGCCTACACGACGCCCAGGACGGGCTGGAGCAGACCTTCGCGGAGATCGAACAGCTCGCCCAGGGATGCCGGTTCACCGGCTGCGCTCACGAAAGCGAGCCGGGTTGTGCGGTTCTGGCCGCCGTCAGTGCCGGAGAGCTGCCCCAGCGCCGCCTGGACAGCTACCAGCGGCTGCTGCGGGAGAACGCGTATGCCGCCTCCCGTACGGATGCCCGCCTGCGTGCGGGCCGGGAGGGCACCAAGAAGTCCATCGCGCAGAGTCTGCGCGCCACCTACCAGTTCCGGGAGCGCCAGGTATGAACCTCGCCGACCTTCCCTCACACGACACCGGCCAGGATCCGCTGACGGAGGCGTTCCTCACCCTTCTTGACCAGCTGCCCCGGCATGGCCCCGGCTCGGACGCCACCACCCGGCGACTTCTGGAGCTGGCCGGACCACTGCCCGCGCACCCACGGATCCTGGACGCAGGCTGCGGCCCCGGCCGCTCCGCCCTGCTGCTGGCTGACGAGGCCGACGCGCACGTCACCGCGGTCGACCTGCACCAGCCGGTCCTGGACGCACTCGCCGCCGAAGCCACACGCCGGGGCATCGGCGAACGGATCACAACGGTCAACTGCTCGATGGACCAACTGCGCTTCCCCGACCACAGCTTCGATGTGATCTGGGCCGAAGGTGCGGTCTACAACATCGGCTTCGACACCGCCTTGCGAGCCTGGCACCGGCTCCTCGCCCCCGGCGGCACCCTCGTCGTCACCGAAATCGAATGGACCACCCCCAACCCCTCCGCACAGGCCCGCACCTACTGGAACGCGGCCTACCCGCTGCGCACCAGCGCCGCGAACACTGATGCCGCCCAAGCTTGTGACTACCGGGTCGGCGCCCACTGGCCTCTGCCCGAAAGCGACTGGTGGAACGAGTACTACACCCCGCTCACAGAGCGGATCTACCGGGCCGCCCCAGACCGGCCCGGCATGACCGAGGCCCTTACGGCCCTGCGCGAAGAGATCGCTCTGCGCCGCGAGCACGGCAGCGACTACAACTACGCCGGCTACATCCTCCACCCCCACGACAACACCCCTCACCGACCCGAGAACGGAACCACCATGACCCCCTGGACCACACGCCCCGAGACCACCACCGACATCGCCGCGGTCCGCGAGATCAACCTCGCCGCCTTCCCCTCCGCCGGGGAAGCCGATCTCGTTGACGCCCTGCGCGCTGACCCCAAGGCATGGATCGAGGGACTGTCCATGGTCACCGAGGCGTCCGACGGCACCCTGGTCGGCCACGCGCTGCTCACCCGCTGCCACGTCGACGGGGAGCCCGCCCTCGCACTGGCCCCGTGCGCGGTGCTGCCCTCGGCCCAGCGCACGGGCGCCGGCTCCGCCGCCATCCGCGCCGCACTCGATGCCGCCCGGACGATGGGCGAAAACCTCGTACTCGTCCTCGGGCACGTCGACTACTATCCCAGGTTCGGCTTCACCCCGGCCTCCCGCTTCGGCATCCGCGCACCCTTCGAGGTGCCCGACGAGGCAATGATGGCCATGGCCCTGGATGACACCCGCTCGGCCCCGACCGGCACCATCCAGTACCCCGCCGCCTTCGGTATCTGACGGCCCCTGATCCCGTCCACCCGGCTCCAGGGCACCGCGCCCGGGAGCCGGGCACTCTTATGTCGACTGCGTCGGCATGGCCGCAAGGCCGTCCACTCGGTAGGGAGCCGTAGGAAACTACTGACGATTTCGATCTCAATACGGTGTATCACACGACATCTGGGCTGTTATGGGGATATTGAACGAGACCTTGGCAGTCCTGGACATGAAGTTCGCAGCGCTGCTGCCGCACTTGGATGAGGGGCAGCGCCGTTTATATCTGGCCTCCGAGGCCGAGGCGCTGGGGCACGGCGGGACCATAGCTGTGGCCAGGCTGGCGGAGGTATCCGTGTCAACCATCTCGCAGGGACGTGCCGAACTCGCTCGCGGGACGGCGCCGCTGGGGCAGGTACGCCGGCCCGGCGGCGGCCGTAAATTTGCTGCCGAATCTGATCCCGGTCTGGTCAAAGTCCTCGAATCGCCGATCGGGCCGCGAAAGGTCGGCGACCCGGTCTCGCCACTGCGGTGGACCACCGCCTCGCTGCGGGACCTGGCCCGGGAGCTGACCAGCGCCGGGCACCCCATCAGCACTCCGATGGTCGGCAGGCTGCTGCGGAAGATGGGATTCAGCCTGCAGGGCACGGCCAAGACCCAGGCCGGCAGCCAAGTGCCCGACCGTAACACCGCAGCCTGCGCCGCTGATGGAACGACCAGGGACGGACCGACTACCCGGGTGCTGGCCGACTGCTGATCACCGCTGACGCCGGCGGAGCGAACGCCGCCGACTCCCACCTGTTCAAGATGGATCTCGCCGCCTTCTGCGACGAGTTAGGGCTAACCATCACCGTCGCCCGCTTCCCGCCCGGCACGCAATGCCGTTGCTTGAGTGTGGCAGGCAGTTCGCGGTGACGCCCCGCACCAGTTGCCGCAAGGTCCAAGCACCGATCTCTTCGCGTTGCCGGGTGGGTTGGTGGGAGTTCTCCGCCCGGTTGTTCAGCCTCTTGTGGGAGCGGTGCTCTACCAAGTTGACAACGTCGGCGCGCCTGATCCTGGCCAGGGCCGACGGGCGCTGGCACAAGTTGACAGTGCCATCTTGAGTGGCTGTCAACACCTTCATAGGAGGTGGGGACGGGCGCTATGACCGACGTCAGCTAGGGAGGCGTTGCCCGGTCACATCGGAGAAGAGGTGGAGCTCGTTGGCCCGCGGAATAACGCGCACCGTCTGGTCGCGTAGGCCCGCCTCGCGACCGAATGTGCGCACGGTCATCGGTTCCTGCCGCCCGCGGCCGAGGTCCAGATGTCCGTAGGCGAAGCCCTCGGAGCCCAGTTCCTCCACGGTAAAGAAGGTCACCGGCAGGCCCTTGTCGCTGTGTTTGGCGTGGAAGTCCAGGTGCTCGGGCCGTATGCCCAGGGTCACCGTGTTCCCGCCCGCGGCGGCGCGCGCCTGCGGGCTGAGCGCGATGAGGCTGCCGCCGAAGTGGATGCCCTCATTGCTGAGCGGCAGCGAGATCAGGTTCATGGCTGGGGAGCCGATGAAGCCGGCTACGAACTTATTGGCGGGCCGGTCGTACATCACGCGCGGCACGTCGCATTGCTGCAGGATTCCGTCCTTGAGGACCGCCACGCGGTCAGCCATCGTCATGGCCTCGACCTGGTCGTGGGTGACGTACACCGTGGTGGTTCCGAGGCGGCGCTGCAGCGAGGCGATCTCGGCGCGGGTCTGCACGCGCAGTTTGGCGTCGAGGTTGGAAAGTGGCTCGTCCATCAGGAAGACCTGCGGTTCGCGGACGATGGCCCGCCCCATGGCGACGCGCTGCCGCTGGCCGCCGGAGAGCGCTTTGGGCTTTCGGGCCAGGTACTCCTCCAGGTCGAGGACCCTCGCGGCCTCGTTGACCCGCTTGTCGATCTCTGCCTTGTCCATCTTGGCGATCTTGAGGGCGAAGCCCATGTTCTGCGCGACCGTCATGTGGGGGTAGAGCGCGTAGTTCTGGAAGACCATCGAGATGTCGCGGTCTTTAGGCGGCAGGTGCGTCACATCGCGCTCACCGATGCGAATGGCGCCCTCGGTGACATCCTCAAGCCCCGCGAGCATCCGCAGGGTGGTGGACTTTCCGCAGCCGGACGGGCCGACCAGAACGAGGAACTCGCCGTCCCCGATTTCCAGATCGAGGTTCTTGACCGTGGGGGAGTCTGCTCCCGGGTAGGTGAGCGAGACATTGTCGAAAGTGATGCCGGCCATGGCGGCGGTTTCCCTTCACCGGCGGTACGTGCCGGGCGATCCAGGTAAAGGCGAGGCGGAAGCCCCTGAACGGGTATTTCGCAGTGCTGTGTCCAGGTTTCCCGGGCGGTGGGGCCGCGTCTGCGGGCCTTGGTCCCGAGATGTGGGGGCGAGTGTCCCTCTTTGTTTCGCAGTTCGTCCCGAGCATCGGACCGGTGCCGTCCCGGCCTTGACTTCACCCATACAAACCGATTTAGTCGCATCTGCCGGATCGTTTGAACCGGTTTAAATGGAGTCTTCTCCGCCGGTTGGAACTCTCTGGGAGGCATCATGGGACGAAGGCCCACCATCGCTGATGTGGCGCGGCGTGCCGGTGTCTCCCGCAGCTCGGTGTCCTTCGCGTTCAATGGCCGGCCGGGTCTGGCCGTGGAGACCAAGGCGCGGATCCTGGCTGCCGCCGACGAGCTGGGCTGGACGCCGAGCAGAGCGGCGCGGGCGCTGTCCCTCGGCAAGGCGGGCGCCCTCGGCCTGGTGCTGACACGAGAGCCCGGACACATCGGCGCGGACCCTTTCTTCCCGGCCTTCATCGCCGGAGTGGGGTCGGTCCTCGCCGAGCGCGGCGACGCTCTGGTGCTGCGCCTCACCACGGCCGAAGAGGAGCGGGGTGTGTACGAGGGTCTCGCCGCGGGCCGTCGTGTCGACGGTGTCCTGCTGACCGACCTCCGCCAAGATGATCCGCGTCCGGCTCTGGTGGCCGAACTCGGTCTGCCCGCAGTCGTGGTGGGCCGCCCTGAGTGGGCCGAAGGGCTGTGCGCGGTAGAACTCGACGACCGGCCGGCCTTCGTCGCCGCGGTTCGCCGACTGGCCGCACTGGGCCACCGCAGGATCGCCCACGTTGAGGGCCCCCAGGAGTTCCGGCACGCGCAGAGCCGCCGTGCCGCCTGGGCGCACACCCTTCACGAACTTGGCCTGCCCGAGGGGCCGTTGCGCCCCGGTGGCTTCACCGCTGAGGGCGGTGCCGGTGCCACCCGTGAGCTGCTGGCACTGGACGAACCACCCACGGCGATCGTCTACGGCAATGACCTGGCCGCCACCGCGGGCCTGGCCGTCGCCCAGGAACTCAGTGTCGCGGTGCCCGAGCGGCTGTCCGTCGTCGGTTACGACGACACGCCGCTCGCCCAGTACACCAACCCGCCCCTGGCCTCCGCCCGTTCGGACGCCCAGGGCTGGGGGGCGGCGGCCGCCCGCGCACTGGAAACGGTGATCGCCGACGGAGGCGCCGCCGATGTGCGACTGCCGCCGGCCGGCTTTGTTCCGCGCGGTTCGCTCGGCCCCGCTCCCCACGTGTAGGCGTGGAGCGGGTCGTGACAACGGGGACTGGGGGCGATCGGGGGATCCGTCCGGCAACGATGTCGGACGCGCACAGTTCGGAGAAACCATGCTGAAGAGAACGGCGTACACGCTGCTCGTGCTCGCCCTGGCGGGCACGGTTACGGCCTGCGGCCGGTCGGGGCCTGACGCGGCCAAGGCGGCCACATCGCGTGGCCCGATCACCGTCTGGCTGTCGAACAACGCCCACGAGGTGAAGTGGGGCAACGAGATGATCGCCGAGTGGAATGAGCTGCACCCCGATCAGCGGATCACAGCGCAGAACATTCCGGCGGGCAAGACCTCGGAAGAGGCGCTCAGTGCCTCGATCATCGCGGGTACCAGCGCCTGCCTGGTGTTCAACACCGCGCCGTCGGTCGTGCCACAGTTCGAGAAACAGGCGGGACTGGTCCCCCTGAGCACGTTCCCCGATGGCAAGGAGTACATCGAGGAGCGCAGCGGCTCGCTCGCCGACCAGTACCGCTCAGCGGACGGCGACTACTACCAGCTGCCGTGGAAGAGCAACCCCGGGATGATCCTCTACAACAAGGAGATCTTCAAGACGGCCGGCCTCGATCCGGAGCACCCCAAGCTCGCCACCTACGACGACTTCCTGGAGAGCTCCCGGAAGATAGTCAAGAGCGGCGCCGCCAAGGCCGCCATCTGGCCCGCCCCGAGCAGTGAGTTCTTCCAGTCCTGGTACGACTTCTATCCGGCCTTCATCGCAGAGAGCGGCGGCAAGCCGCTCGTCGAGGACGGCAAGCCGCAGTTCGACTCGGCGGCAGGCCGCAAGGTCGCCGACTTCTGGCGGCAGATGTACGCGGAGAATCTCGCCCCGCAGGAGTCCTACCCGGGCGACGCCTTCGGCGAGCACAGGACCGCGATGTCCACCGTCGGTCCCTGGGCCGTGGCCGCTTACAAGGACAGTGTGGACTGGGGCGTTGTCCCGGTGCCGACCTCCGACGGCCGGCCCGCGGACCAGGTGCACACCTTCAGCGACGAGAAGTCCGTCGGAATGTACAGCTCCTGCGAGAACCGGGCCACCGCCTGGGATGTACTGAAGTTCGCCACATCGAAGGAACAAGACGGCAAGTTCCTCGCCGCCACCGGACAGATGCCGCTGCGCACGAACCTTGCCTCCACCTATTCCGACTGGCTCGAGAAGAACCCCTCGTACAAGGCCTTCGCCGACCAGGCCGAGCGCGTCGTC harbors:
- a CDS encoding extracellular solute-binding protein is translated as MLKRTAYTLLVLALAGTVTACGRSGPDAAKAATSRGPITVWLSNNAHEVKWGNEMIAEWNELHPDQRITAQNIPAGKTSEEALSASIIAGTSACLVFNTAPSVVPQFEKQAGLVPLSTFPDGKEYIEERSGSLADQYRSADGDYYQLPWKSNPGMILYNKEIFKTAGLDPEHPKLATYDDFLESSRKIVKSGAAKAAIWPAPSSEFFQSWYDFYPAFIAESGGKPLVEDGKPQFDSAAGRKVADFWRQMYAENLAPQESYPGDAFGEHRTAMSTVGPWAVAAYKDSVDWGVVPVPTSDGRPADQVHTFSDEKSVGMYSSCENRATAWDVLKFATSKEQDGKFLAATGQMPLRTNLASTYSDWLEKNPSYKAFADQAERVVEVPNVPGSTEVWQAFRNSWTRSVVFGREPIDSALHDAADQISKILAEN
- a CDS encoding LacI family DNA-binding transcriptional regulator, which produces MGRRPTIADVARRAGVSRSSVSFAFNGRPGLAVETKARILAAADELGWTPSRAARALSLGKAGALGLVLTREPGHIGADPFFPAFIAGVGSVLAERGDALVLRLTTAEEERGVYEGLAAGRRVDGVLLTDLRQDDPRPALVAELGLPAVVVGRPEWAEGLCAVELDDRPAFVAAVRRLAALGHRRIAHVEGPQEFRHAQSRRAAWAHTLHELGLPEGPLRPGGFTAEGGAGATRELLALDEPPTAIVYGNDLAATAGLAVAQELSVAVPERLSVVGYDDTPLAQYTNPPLASARSDAQGWGAAAARALETVIADGGAADVRLPPAGFVPRGSLGPAPHV
- a CDS encoding bifunctional class I SAM-dependent methyltransferase/N-acetyltransferase — protein: MNLADLPSHDTGQDPLTEAFLTLLDQLPRHGPGSDATTRRLLELAGPLPAHPRILDAGCGPGRSALLLADEADAHVTAVDLHQPVLDALAAEATRRGIGERITTVNCSMDQLRFPDHSFDVIWAEGAVYNIGFDTALRAWHRLLAPGGTLVVTEIEWTTPNPSAQARTYWNAAYPLRTSAANTDAAQACDYRVGAHWPLPESDWWNEYYTPLTERIYRAAPDRPGMTEALTALREEIALRREHGSDYNYAGYILHPHDNTPHRPENGTTMTPWTTRPETTTDIAAVREINLAAFPSAGEADLVDALRADPKAWIEGLSMVTEASDGTLVGHALLTRCHVDGEPALALAPCAVLPSAQRTGAGSAAIRAALDAARTMGENLVLVLGHVDYYPRFGFTPASRFGIRAPFEVPDEAMMAMALDDTRSAPTGTIQYPAAFGI
- the rsgA gene encoding ribosome small subunit-dependent GTPase A — its product is MVDFGWDAACAHAFTSYRAAGLMPARIVRAERGLCEAVTDAGPVRAEIPLSADPLSVPCTGDWAALRPAAPGHAPVVDAVLERRTALVRSSASRTSHGQVLAANVDTVVVTVSLTAPLKHGRTERMLALAWDSGAQPIVVLTKADACADAPAAAGEVSELAPGVDVLVTSALSGEGMDTMAAVIHGTIVLLGPSGAGKSTLGNRLLGEDRLATGAVRATDGKGRHTTAWREMLPLPTGGVLLDTPGLRAIGLHDAQDGLEQTFAEIEQLAQGCRFTGCAHESEPGCAVLAAVSAGELPQRRLDSYQRLLRENAYAASRTDARLRAGREGTKKSIAQSLRATYQFRERQV
- the ugpC gene encoding sn-glycerol-3-phosphate ABC transporter ATP-binding protein UgpC, with the translated sequence MAGITFDNVSLTYPGADSPTVKNLDLEIGDGEFLVLVGPSGCGKSTTLRMLAGLEDVTEGAIRIGERDVTHLPPKDRDISMVFQNYALYPHMTVAQNMGFALKIAKMDKAEIDKRVNEAARVLDLEEYLARKPKALSGGQRQRVAMGRAIVREPQVFLMDEPLSNLDAKLRVQTRAEIASLQRRLGTTTVYVTHDQVEAMTMADRVAVLKDGILQQCDVPRVMYDRPANKFVAGFIGSPAMNLISLPLSNEGIHFGGSLIALSPQARAAAGGNTVTLGIRPEHLDFHAKHSDKGLPVTFFTVEELGSEGFAYGHLDLGRGRQEPMTVRTFGREAGLRDQTVRVIPRANELHLFSDVTGQRLPS